The Pseudarthrobacter defluvii DNA window TCGAAAAGGGCCGGATCCTTGGCCACGAGGGCGTGGGGACCATCGTAGAAACTGGCCCTTCCGTAACCGGCCTGAAGGTGAACGACCGCGTGATCATCTCCTGCATCAAGTCCTGCGGCCACTGTGCCAACTGCAAAACGGGCCTGTACTCACACTGCCTGGGAGACGAGGGGCAGGAAGGCACGGGCTGGATCTTCGGCCACCTGATCGACGGTACCCAGGCCGAGTATGTCCGCGTGCCCTACGCCGACAACTCGCTGCACCTGTTGCCTGCGGGCGTCAGTGACGAACAGGCCGTCATGCTCTCGGACATCCTTCCCACCGGATTCGAAATCGGTGTCCAGTACGGCAGGGTCAAGCCCGGCGACAGCGTGGCGGTAGTCGGTGCAGGGCCGGTGGGCCTGGCGGCGATGGCCACCGCAGGACTGTATGGTGCCGCCACCGTGGTGGCCATCGACCTTGACGCCAACCGCCTCCAGAAAGCAAGGGAGTTCGGGGCCACGGACACGGTTCTCTCGGGCAGCGCTCATTGGAAGGAACAGGTCCTGTCGCTGACAGGCGGGTACGGCGTCGACGTGGCCATCGAAGCGGTGGGCGTGCCCGCAACGTTCGCCATGTGCACCGACATTGTCCGGCCGGGCGGATCCGTAGCCAACGTGGGGGTGCACGGAAAACCGGTGGAACTGCACCTGGAGAACCTGTGGATCCAGAACATCAACATCAGCATGGGACTGGTTAATACCAATACCACGCCCATGCTGCTCAAGCTCGTGGCGCAGGGAAAAATCCAGGCTGAAAGGTTCGCTACCCACCACTTTGGCTTCGACCAGTTCCTCGAGGCCTATGACACCTTTTCGCGGGCTGCGGAGACCAAGGCGCTCAAGGTGGTCCTGCAATCCTGAAGCGCCGGTCCTGATGTATCCGCGCGTACAGCGGGTACCTAAAGCCAGTCAGCGGAAAAATCCACCGGCGGCCACCACCGCGTGCGTGACCTGACGGCGAACCTGCGCCCGGTGAGGTCCGTGGGTGCCAGGGCCACCAGGTGGTCCTTGATGCCGGGCTGCCATGGCTCCCGGTCGGCGTCGTCGTCCGGCAGGGACATCCGGGTTTCGTCAAAGGGTTCCGGCCTGCCCTTCGCCACCACGCTCCAGACTTCCGTGGCATAGGGATTGAGCCCGTCCACCTCGAAGGCGGCAACTGCACCGCTCAGCAGCGCGCGAAGCTTGGTGCCCGGAGCGGTCCGGAACACCAAGGTTTCCCCCGCAACAGAAAAATTCACGGGAAAGATCTCCGGAATGTCGCCGTTGATGACCGCCAGCCGGCCGATGTAGGAGGACCGAAGGTACCCGCCAGCACTCGTCGGCGTGCAGAATTTCAGTTTGAGACCCTGCAGGGGAATCAGTCATGGTACCGATCCTAGAGCCTGGAGAGCAGGTGCGCACGGGAGCCGGCCGGACGCGGGACCGAACCGGGACGCTGGAAGAGGAACGTGAGCCCGCACTTCTTCAGCAGGTATTCCACCCCCACGCAGGCTGCGACGACGGCCCCCGTCAGTACCAAGGGATACAGGAGGGCAATGGGCGCGGACTTCGAAATGGCCGGCACAAGCGGTGACAAGGGACCATGAAAAGCCAGGATGAGTAAATCCATGATCGGCGTATGCAGGAGGTAGATGCCGAGGGTACGGCGGCCAACCCAGGACCCTGCCGCCGCAATTGGCCGGTAGCGGGTTACGGCACTGATAAAGGCCACAAGCGCAGTGGCAGCCGCCAGTCCCTGCACAATGTAGACAGCCTGGTCGATGCCCGGGTGGGTGTCCGGCAGCGCCATCAGGGCGAGGAAGACGGGGACCGCCGAAGCGAAATACAGCATCCTGCGGGTGCCGGCGATCTGCAGGAAGAGGTCCTTTCCGTACACTCCTGCCGCGAAGAAGACGGCCAGTTCCGGCACTTTGCCCCACTGTCCGGCAGTGCTGTCGACAAATAGCGCAGTGAGGATGCTCAGGGCCGCCAGGGCCGCGAGCACCACCAACGGCGGAAGTTTCCGGCAGAAAGCCAGCAGGGGTACATAGACGGCCAGGGCGAAAACAAACCACAGGGGAGTGTCCGGCGCGATGAGCTGCAGGAAGAAATCACCGATCGAGACAACCCGCTGGGGCCGCGGCGAATTCGCCACGACAATGCTGAGCAGTGCATAGATGA harbors:
- a CDS encoding pyridoxamine 5'-phosphate oxidase family protein, with the protein product MIPLQGLKLKFCTPTSAGGYLRSSYIGRLAVINGDIPEIFPVNFSVAGETLVFRTAPGTKLRALLSGAVAAFEVDGLNPYATEVWSVVAKGRPEPFDETRMSLPDDDADREPWQPGIKDHLVALAPTDLTGRRFAVRSRTRWWPPVDFSADWL
- a CDS encoding zinc-dependent alcohol dehydrogenase family protein; this encodes MKALVYGGPGDKSWTEVPDPRIQQPGDAIVKVDTTTICGTDLHILKGDVPAVEKGRILGHEGVGTIVETGPSVTGLKVNDRVIISCIKSCGHCANCKTGLYSHCLGDEGQEGTGWIFGHLIDGTQAEYVRVPYADNSLHLLPAGVSDEQAVMLSDILPTGFEIGVQYGRVKPGDSVAVVGAGPVGLAAMATAGLYGAATVVAIDLDANRLQKAREFGATDTVLSGSAHWKEQVLSLTGGYGVDVAIEAVGVPATFAMCTDIVRPGGSVANVGVHGKPVELHLENLWIQNINISMGLVNTNTTPMLLKLVAQGKIQAERFATHHFGFDQFLEAYDTFSRAAETKALKVVLQS
- a CDS encoding acyltransferase family protein, with translation MTRGSHDPAPIQPPAKVRIEWIDAARGLCVVAVVLFHVGLWHFLRFEHESSVAFTFWDAAATALGSVRMPLLLAVSGILAASKVRNGFGNGKAWNSSLSNYYLYAVWLLIYALLSIVVANSPRPQRVVSIGDFFLQLIAPDTPLWFVFALAVYVPLLAFCRKLPPLVVLAALAALSILTALFVDSTAGQWGKVPELAVFFAAGVYGKDLFLQIAGTRRMLYFASAVPVFLALMALPDTHPGIDQAVYIVQGLAAATALVAFISAVTRYRPIAAAGSWVGRRTLGIYLLHTPIMDLLILAFHGPLSPLVPAISKSAPIALLYPLVLTGAVVAACVGVEYLLKKCGLTFLFQRPGSVPRPAGSRAHLLSRL